From a single Sus scrofa isolate TJ Tabasco breed Duroc chromosome 13, Sscrofa11.1, whole genome shotgun sequence genomic region:
- the IFNAR2 gene encoding interferon alpha/beta receptor 2 isoform X3, whose product MDSSDESCTLKMRFRNSQSILSWELKNHLVVPTHYTLWYTIMSKQENMKMVETCANITRSFCDLTDVWINLTETYIPRVVAFRENTALVTCMGSFFMATDTMSLDPPDFEVAGFTDHINVNVNFQSVVSKTLNEEELQFYLVQVIEKPSGGIAKKHKPRIKGNITENFNYVIDKLIPNTNYCVSVYFEPKDQNKINRSPLKCTFIQRESESSESTKLGGIITLFVIAAVFISTIVTLKRIGYICLRNDFPKVLTFSKLSAWVFPELPPLENVSTVEIIHNHRKKKEWNYNYDDESDSDSEAAPQKNAGGYTMHRLRPLCPASTSSATLEDYCSDPDTEDPDLPEPEAAAEAPEAPGPSAWQSEYQSGGYERRVSLQQDPYFPEDSSPPEGSQDRIVFNVDLKSVCVRVLDDDDDDSDDDDDNDNDDDDEDDNGDEDEDEDDDSEVTPMLSSQPEGTAGLEDATETESNLLEVSGKGTQQPFFPSPSMARPGPKDASSDKSDTSESDADIGDGYIMR is encoded by the exons caaacaagaaaatatgAAGATGGTTGAGACTTGTGCGAATATCACAAGGTCATTTTGTGACCTAACAGATGTGTGGATAAACCTGACGGAGACGTACATTCCCAGAGTGGTTGCATTCAGAGAGAACACAGCTCTGGTCACGTGCATGGGTTCTTTCTTCATGGCAACAGACA caatGTCTTTGGACCCCCCAGACTTTGAGGTTGCTGGTTTCACAGACCACATCAATGTGAATGTGAACTTTCAGTCTGTTGTTTCCAAGACACTTAATGAGGAAGAATTACAGTTTTACTTAGTACAAGTCATCGAAAAGCCGTCGGGGGGGATCGCGAAGAAG CATAAACCCCGAATAAAGGGAAACATCACTGAAAATTTCAATTATGTCATCGACAAGTTAATTCCAAACACAAACTACTGTGTCTCTGTCTATTTTGAGCCTAAAGACCAGAATAAAATCAATAGATCACCTTTAAAATGTACCTTCATTCAACGGGAATCAG AGTCGTCAGAATCTACCAAACTAGGAGGAATAATTACTCTGTTTGTAATAGCTGCTGTCTTCATAAGCACCATAGTGACACTGAAACGGATTGGTTATATATGCTTAAGAAATGATTTCCCCAAAGTTTTG actttttctaAATTGTCCGCCTGGGTATTTCCTGAGCTGCCTCCCTTGGAAAATGTGTCTACCGTGGAGATCATTCATAatcacaggaagaagaaagagtggAATTATAATTATGATGATGAAAGCGACAGCGATAGCGAAGCAGCCCCCCAGAAAAACGCAGGTGGTTACACCATGCACAGGCTAAGGCCTCTCTGTCCAGCCTCCACCTCCTCGGCTACCCTGGAGGACTACTGCAGCGACCCGGACACTGAGGACCCTGACCTGCCAGAGCCCGAGGCTGCTGCCGAAGCCCCCGAGGCCCCAGGGCCCAGCGCCTGGCAGTCGGAATACCAGAGTGGGGGCTACGAGAGGAGGGTGAGTCTGCAGCAGGACCCCTATTTCCCGGAGGACAGCAGCCCCCCAGAGGGGTCTCAGGACCGAATTGTCTTCAACGTGGACTTAAAGTCTGTGTGCGTGAGGGTCCTTGATGACGACGATGATGACTCTGACGATGACGACGACAATGACAACGACGACGACGACGAAGACGACAACGGAGACGAAGACGAAGACGAAGACGACGACTCAGAGGTCACGCCAATGTTATCATCTCAGCCAGAAGGGACGGCTGGGCTAGAGGATGCCACTGAGACAGAATCGAACCTTCTGGAGGTCAGTGGTAAAGGGACACAGCAGCccttcttccccagcccctcGATGGCGCGCCCGGGGCCCAAAGATGCTTCTTCTGATAAGAGTGACACTTCCGAGTCGGACGCTGACATCGGGGATGGATATATCATGAGATGA